In a genomic window of Gopherus evgoodei ecotype Sinaloan lineage chromosome 14, rGopEvg1_v1.p, whole genome shotgun sequence:
- the SLC52A3 gene encoding solute carrier family 52, riboflavin transporter, member 3 → MALLTHLLACVFGTGSWAALNGLWVELPLLVTELPEQWYLPSYITIIIQLANVGPLLVTLLHRFKPGLLSEVAIIYGVVAVGALACLLLAFLWGFTSPVAGEPHSTAFFGLAFCLALVDCTSSVTFLPFMARLQPRYVTTFFVGEGLSGFLPALIALAQGAGIARCVNITRITNVTTGNNTAEGSQFQMETQYLPANFSTLVFFLLLAAMMVICLVAFFFLTRLPKVWELSRQNLCPSNITLHSLQEIPGDGPRLSGGGDSPRREKPASSDKGFHRADPEIAYSLAKFAFIYLLVAWVNSLTNGILPSVQAYSCLPYGNMAYHLSATLSSMANPLACTIAMFLPSRSLALLGVLSVAGTGFGAYNMAMAVMSPCPLLQHSAWGHAIIVISWVFFTGSLSYVKVMTGVILRSQSHSALVWYGAVEQLGSLTGALIMFPLVNVYSFFRSADYCSLQCPA, encoded by the exons ATGGCGCTGCTCACTCACCTACTGGCATGTGTCTTCGGGACGGGCTCCTGGGCAGCCCTCAATGGCCTGTgggtggagctgcccctgctggtgACTGAGCTGCCTGAGCAGTGGTACCTGCCCTCCTACATCACCATCATCATCCAGCTGGCCAACGTGGGGCCGCTGCTGGTCACCCTGCTGCACAGGTTCAAGCCCGGCCTGCTGAGCGAAGTGGCCATCATCTATGGCGTGGTGGCCGTGGGAGCCCTGGCCTGCCTGCTCCTGGCCTTCCTTTGGGGTTTTACCTCCCCTGTCGCTGGGGAGCCTCACAGCACGGCCTTCTTCGGCCTCGCCTTCTGCCTGGCGCTGGTGGACTGCACCTCCTCAGTCACCTTCCTGCCCTTCATGGCGCGGCTGCAGCCCCGCTACGTCACCACCTTCTTCGTAGGGGAAGGGCTCAGTGGGTTCCTCCCAGCCCTCATTGCCCTGGCCCAAGGCGCTGGCATCGCCAGGTGCGTCAACATCACCCGGATCACCAACGTAACCACGGGCAACAACACCGCCGAGGGCAGCCAGTTCCAAATGGAGACCCAGTATCTCCCAGCCAACTTCTCCACCCtggtcttcttcctcctcctggctgccaTGATGGTCATCTGCTTGGTAGCCTTCTTCTTCCTCACCAGGCTGCCCAAGGTGTGGGAGCTGTCGAGACAAAACTTGTGTCCTAGCAACATCACCCTCCACTCACTTCAGGAAATCCCTGGGGATGGGCCCAGGCTATCTGGGGGAGGAGACTCCCCAAGGAGGGAAAAGCCAGCTAGCTCCGACAAGGGATTCCATCGTGCAGACCCAGAGATTGCCTACTCTCTGGCCAAGTTTGCCTTCATCTACCTCCTTGTTGCCTGGGTGAACTCCCTGACCAACGGGATCCTGCCATCTGTGCAAGCCTATTCCTGCTTGCCCTATGGCAACATGGCGTACCACCTGTCTGCAACCCTGAGCTCCATGGCTAACCCGCTCGCCTGCACCATTGCCATGTTTCTGCCCAGCAG ATCTCTGGCCCTGCTGGGGGTGCTCTCCGTGGCCGGGACAGGCTTTGGGGCCTATAACATGGCTATGGCTGTCATGagcccatgccccctcctgcagcacTCGGCGTGGGGGCACGCCATCATC GTCATCTCCTGGGTGTTCTTCACAGGGAGCCTCAGTTACGTGAAGGTGATGACCGGGGTGATCCTGCGGAGCCAGAGCCACAGCGCCCTTGTGTGGTATGGGGCAGTAGAGCAGCTGGGGTCTCTGACAGGGGCCCTCATCATGTTTCCCCTGGTGAATGTCTATAGCTTCTTCAGATCTGCTGACTATTGCAGCCTGCAGTGTCCAGCGTGA